A window from Frischella perrara encodes these proteins:
- the flgE gene encoding flagellar hook protein FlgE: MGFSQAVSGMNAAAKQLDVIGNNIANSATVGFKSASISFADMYAGSKVGMGVKVASVMQSFNDGTITNTNNNLDVAISGNGFFRLVDSTGQAYYSRNGQFQLDSEGNIVSADGLYLTGYPAVGMPPKILQGATPQSITISRQMLSASATSKASLQVNLNSNNVIPSKSPVNASDSETFNYSTTITSYDSLGNQHNVQLFYVKTADNQWDVHYLDSSDPDAKLTKAGAMTFDSTGKLISDPEMTIDIAGIKGAADSSFTLSFVNSSQQNIGKEMGSVKNPIVDGYAAGDLIGYSINDDGSIYGIYSNQQTMLLAQIALADFANVNGLESAGNNNWRSTNQSGEAVIGAPGTSTFGSLTSGAIENSNVDMSQELVNMIVAQRNYQSNSQTIKTQDQILNTLVNLR, from the coding sequence ATGGGATTCTCTCAAGCAGTTAGTGGCATGAACGCTGCCGCAAAACAGTTAGATGTCATTGGTAATAATATTGCCAATTCAGCCACCGTCGGTTTTAAAAGTGCCAGTATTTCCTTTGCTGACATGTATGCAGGTTCGAAAGTTGGGATGGGGGTAAAAGTTGCATCCGTCATGCAAAGTTTCAATGATGGTACCATTACCAACACAAATAATAACCTAGATGTAGCCATTTCAGGAAATGGCTTTTTCCGTTTAGTTGATAGTACCGGTCAAGCTTATTATAGTCGTAATGGACAATTCCAACTTGATAGCGAAGGCAATATTGTTTCTGCTGACGGGTTGTATCTAACGGGTTATCCGGCGGTAGGTATGCCACCGAAGATCCTACAAGGCGCAACACCACAATCAATAACGATTTCACGGCAAATGTTAAGTGCGTCAGCAACCAGTAAGGCATCATTACAAGTTAATCTTAATTCAAACAATGTTATCCCTTCAAAATCACCCGTGAATGCCAGTGATTCTGAAACATTTAACTATTCCACAACAATTACGAGTTATGATTCCCTTGGTAATCAACATAATGTTCAGTTGTTCTATGTTAAAACCGCTGACAATCAATGGGATGTACATTATTTAGATAGCAGTGATCCTGATGCTAAACTCACTAAAGCAGGTGCGATGACGTTTGATTCTACCGGTAAACTGATCAGTGATCCAGAAATGACCATTGATATTGCTGGCATCAAAGGCGCTGCCGATAGTAGTTTTACGCTATCATTTGTCAACAGTTCCCAACAAAATATTGGTAAAGAAATGGGGAGTGTTAAAAACCCGATCGTTGATGGCTATGCTGCTGGTGACTTAATCGGTTATAGCATTAACGATGACGGCTCAATTTACGGTATTTATTCTAATCAACAAACCATGCTGTTAGCACAAATTGCCTTAGCTGATTTTGCCAATGTTAATGGGCTTGAATCTGCCGGCAATAATAATTGGCGTTCAACCAACCAATCTGGCGAAGCTGTGATTGGCGCTCCGGGTACGAGTACTTTTGGCTCATTAACAAGCGGTGCGATTGAAAATTCGAATGTCGATATGAGTCAAGAATTAGTGAATATGATTGTTGCACAACGTAATTATCAGTCCAATTCACAAACCATTAAAACGCAAGACCAAATACTTAATACTTTGGTTAATTTACGTTAA
- a CDS encoding flagellar basal body rod protein FlgF: MDRVIYTAMSAASQALNQQAITSHNLANVSTTGFRAQLATMKAVPIQGNSMTTRTLVTTTTPLFDSSMGALNYTGRELDVALMEDHWLAIQLPDGSEAYTRNGNIVVDENGTLTIEGYPLLGDSGVLTIPLHANVSISTDGTLSSLGAGDDPTTIAQVGKIKRVQLLPNEIVRGDDGFFHSTETTKNLRGANLPDNPNIKLMSGVLEGSNVNPVSAMVDLISHSRKFEMQMKGIMTADENAQKANQILSLT, from the coding sequence ATGGATCGCGTTATTTATACAGCTATGTCTGCTGCTAGTCAGGCGCTTAATCAACAAGCCATTACCAGTCATAATTTAGCGAATGTTTCAACGACGGGATTTCGAGCACAACTTGCAACGATGAAAGCGGTGCCGATTCAAGGTAATAGCATGACCACACGTACCTTAGTCACCACAACGACACCGTTGTTTGATTCCTCAATGGGCGCACTCAATTATACTGGTCGTGAACTTGATGTTGCCTTAATGGAAGATCATTGGTTAGCGATCCAATTACCTGATGGTAGTGAGGCCTACACCCGTAACGGTAATATTGTTGTAGATGAAAATGGCACCCTCACCATTGAAGGCTACCCGTTATTAGGTGACAGTGGCGTACTTACCATCCCCCTTCACGCTAATGTCAGCATTAGTACTGATGGGACACTTTCATCATTAGGTGCCGGCGATGATCCAACGACCATTGCCCAAGTAGGAAAAATCAAACGTGTGCAGTTACTACCCAATGAGATAGTTCGCGGTGATGATGGTTTCTTCCATTCAACCGAGACGACTAAAAATCTGCGCGGTGCCAATTTGCCAGATAATCCTAATATTAAATTAATGTCAGGCGTTTTAGAGGGTAGCAATGTTAATCCGGTATCGGCAATGGTTGATTTAATTAGCCATTCCCGTAAATTCGAAATGCAAATGAAAGGGATAATGACCGCGGATGAAAATGCCCAAAAAGCTAATCAAATCTTATCATTAACTTAA